The following are from one region of the Ischnura elegans chromosome X, ioIscEleg1.1, whole genome shotgun sequence genome:
- the LOC124170894 gene encoding protein O-linked-mannose beta-1,2-N-acetylglucosaminyltransferase 1-like isoform X1, which translates to MAAHENIKRKCLKWHQFTWAAVISLTVVIALCLHFMGNGFLGLKKKLCEGSYEAYANLDTNGSSSPATVEAKRHFQEIIEIGEILPNCGLPQTCPDDSFPVHLYTGQDKDDQPRLCVLGKYIIGSDINGGGRGLNVAIIEPVHFQVVSVQNFDTYNKDGGDFEAFLLNEVLMDDIIILFTFDEASKELDSNSKKLLYELGSGKIQNLHYRSQWYMISQKGIKGYTVYEKLNFAKSNKWAEVIDEKFCIPAKIPSQIISPDPFPRENTERVAFCQQFNKMEYEAFCEATAQHEPILPTLLTNRSLIASKAFSTPVVILSCSSPSSLLLTLESLIHQPGIHPPNVFILHCAGQTEISKMAHLFGFQVVEMNDTFNYGVESAFKLIKKSFPLEKNVIILEEGQILSPDFLFFMAQMIPVLERDNSLLGVSSWNPNGYVGFSSDPHSAFRVEEFPGIAFLVPIRVYDNYLEGRFNACCTKLAWRGWDTIVQESGGNMIVPDLSRVLHRPLDVMVQTMDNSNFTFIKQRLTNIDASAWIERPQDLLQDKYFQHMAEMMQMSTPLHLSSEDLEKCEQQENLAALTMLKECTGKVFAVYFIENQSSSYKKLETLCSCFGLKNSQFNSKPRGLYKNILRFSINSNTVLLVESTSPFYKTRPLTLEPL; encoded by the exons ATGGCAGCCCACGAAAACATTAAGAGGAAATGTTTGAAAT GGCATCAATTCACATGGGCTGCTGTAATATCATTGACAGTCGTTATCGCATTATGCCTGCATTTCATGGGAAATGGATTTTTGGGATTGAAGAAAAAGTTATGTGAAGGAAGTTATGAGGCATATGCAAATTTAGATACGAACGGTAGTTCATCCCCGGCTACAGTAGAAG ctaaACGCCACTTCCAGGAAATAATAGAAATTGGAGAAATTTTACCAAATTGTGGATTGCCTCAGACCTGTCCTGATGATTCATTCCCTGTGCATTTGTATACAGGGCAAGATAAGGATGACCAGCCTAGATTATGTGTTCTTGGCAAATA CATTATAGGGAGCGATATAAATGGTGGAGGCAGAGGCTTAAATGTAGCCATCATTGAGCCAGTACATTTTCAAGTGGTATCAGTTCAAAATTTTGATACCTATAACAAAGATGGTGGTGATTTTGAAGCATTTCTCTTGAATGAGGTTCTTATGGATGACAtcatcattttatttacatttgatgAAGCATCCAAGGAGCTAGACAGTAATTCCAAGAAACTCCTTTATGAGTTGG GGAGTGGTAAGATTCAAAATTTGCATTATCGTTCTCAATGGTACATGATATCTCAAAAAGGAATCAAAGGTTACACAGTTTATGAGAAACTGAATTTTGCTAAAAGCAATAAGTGGGCTGAagtgattgatgaaaaattctgcattcctgCCAAGA TTCCATCTCAGATTATTTCTCCTGATCCATTTCCACGAGAAAACACAGAGAGAGTTGCTTTTTGTcagcaattcaataaaatggaATACGAAGCATTTTGTGAAG CCACTGCTCAGCATGAACCAATCCTGCCAACTTTGTTAACAAACAGAAGTCTGATAGCAAGCAAGGCATTCTCGACACCAGTGGTCATCTTGTCATGTTCCTCTCCATCTTCCTTGCTGCTGACCCTGGAGAGCCTTATCCATCAGCCAGGCATCCACCCTCCCAACGTCTTCATTCTCCACTGTGCTGGTCAGACAGAAATATCAAAAATGGCTCATCTATTTGGCTTTCAAGTTGTGGAGATGAATGATACATTTAATTATG GTGTTGAAAGTGCATTCAAACTGATAAAGAAAAGTTTTCCCTTGGAGAAGAATGTCATAATTCTTGAGGAAGGTCAGATATTATCACCAGACTTCCTTTTCTTCATGGCTCAAATGATTCCTGTGTTGGAGAGAGACAATTCCCTTCTTGGAGTTTCTTCATGGAATCCTAATG GATATGTGGGATTCTCGAGTGATCCTCACAGTGCATTTAGAGTTGAGGAGTTCCCTGGAATTGCATTTTTAGTTCCAATTCGagtttatgataattatttagaGGGCCGATTCAATGCGTGTTGCACCAAATT agcATGGCGGGGGTGGGACACCATTGTGCAAGAAAGTGGTGGGAATATGATAGTGCCTGACCTCTCCAGAGTTTTGCACAGGCCACTTGATGTAATGGTGCAAACAATGGACAACAGCAATTTCACATTCATCAAACAAAGGCTAACTAATAT TGATGCCTCAGCGTGGATCGAAAGACCTCAAGATTTGTTACAGGATAAGTACTTTCAGCACATGGCTGAAATGATGCAAATGAGTACACCATTACATCTCTCAAGTGAAGATCTTGAAAAGTGTGAACAGCAAGAAAACTTGGCAGCATTGACAATGCTTAAGGAATGCACAGG gaAAGTCTTTGCAGTGTATTTTATAGAGAACCAATCTTCATCCTACAAAAAATTGGAGACATTATGCAGTTGTTTTGGCCTGAAGAACAGTCAATTCAACAGCAAACCTCGGGgactttataaaaatatcttaag ATTCAGCATCAACTCTAATACAGTTTTACTTGTGGAATCTACGTCACCATTTTACAAAACACGGCCTTTGACTTTAGAACCTCTGTAG
- the LOC124170894 gene encoding protein O-linked-mannose beta-1,2-N-acetylglucosaminyltransferase 1-like isoform X2: MQFSKFFRDRTPESLGEGGSILSPSQGPPITPDHPWSLPLLMKDLRFKAKRHFQEIIEIGEILPNCGLPQTCPDDSFPVHLYTGQDKDDQPRLCVLGKYIIGSDINGGGRGLNVAIIEPVHFQVVSVQNFDTYNKDGGDFEAFLLNEVLMDDIIILFTFDEASKELDSNSKKLLYELGSGKIQNLHYRSQWYMISQKGIKGYTVYEKLNFAKSNKWAEVIDEKFCIPAKIPSQIISPDPFPRENTERVAFCQQFNKMEYEAFCEATAQHEPILPTLLTNRSLIASKAFSTPVVILSCSSPSSLLLTLESLIHQPGIHPPNVFILHCAGQTEISKMAHLFGFQVVEMNDTFNYGVESAFKLIKKSFPLEKNVIILEEGQILSPDFLFFMAQMIPVLERDNSLLGVSSWNPNGYVGFSSDPHSAFRVEEFPGIAFLVPIRVYDNYLEGRFNACCTKLAWRGWDTIVQESGGNMIVPDLSRVLHRPLDVMVQTMDNSNFTFIKQRLTNIDASAWIERPQDLLQDKYFQHMAEMMQMSTPLHLSSEDLEKCEQQENLAALTMLKECTGKVFAVYFIENQSSSYKKLETLCSCFGLKNSQFNSKPRGLYKNILRFSINSNTVLLVESTSPFYKTRPLTLEPL, from the exons atgcaattttctaaatttttccgaGATAGGACCCCTGAATCCCTAGGTGAGGGAGGCTCCATCTTGAGCCCTAGCCAAGGGCCCCCAAttaccccagaccacccctggtcCCTACCTCTCCTCATGAAGGATCTTAGGTTCAAAG ctaaACGCCACTTCCAGGAAATAATAGAAATTGGAGAAATTTTACCAAATTGTGGATTGCCTCAGACCTGTCCTGATGATTCATTCCCTGTGCATTTGTATACAGGGCAAGATAAGGATGACCAGCCTAGATTATGTGTTCTTGGCAAATA CATTATAGGGAGCGATATAAATGGTGGAGGCAGAGGCTTAAATGTAGCCATCATTGAGCCAGTACATTTTCAAGTGGTATCAGTTCAAAATTTTGATACCTATAACAAAGATGGTGGTGATTTTGAAGCATTTCTCTTGAATGAGGTTCTTATGGATGACAtcatcattttatttacatttgatgAAGCATCCAAGGAGCTAGACAGTAATTCCAAGAAACTCCTTTATGAGTTGG GGAGTGGTAAGATTCAAAATTTGCATTATCGTTCTCAATGGTACATGATATCTCAAAAAGGAATCAAAGGTTACACAGTTTATGAGAAACTGAATTTTGCTAAAAGCAATAAGTGGGCTGAagtgattgatgaaaaattctgcattcctgCCAAGA TTCCATCTCAGATTATTTCTCCTGATCCATTTCCACGAGAAAACACAGAGAGAGTTGCTTTTTGTcagcaattcaataaaatggaATACGAAGCATTTTGTGAAG CCACTGCTCAGCATGAACCAATCCTGCCAACTTTGTTAACAAACAGAAGTCTGATAGCAAGCAAGGCATTCTCGACACCAGTGGTCATCTTGTCATGTTCCTCTCCATCTTCCTTGCTGCTGACCCTGGAGAGCCTTATCCATCAGCCAGGCATCCACCCTCCCAACGTCTTCATTCTCCACTGTGCTGGTCAGACAGAAATATCAAAAATGGCTCATCTATTTGGCTTTCAAGTTGTGGAGATGAATGATACATTTAATTATG GTGTTGAAAGTGCATTCAAACTGATAAAGAAAAGTTTTCCCTTGGAGAAGAATGTCATAATTCTTGAGGAAGGTCAGATATTATCACCAGACTTCCTTTTCTTCATGGCTCAAATGATTCCTGTGTTGGAGAGAGACAATTCCCTTCTTGGAGTTTCTTCATGGAATCCTAATG GATATGTGGGATTCTCGAGTGATCCTCACAGTGCATTTAGAGTTGAGGAGTTCCCTGGAATTGCATTTTTAGTTCCAATTCGagtttatgataattatttagaGGGCCGATTCAATGCGTGTTGCACCAAATT agcATGGCGGGGGTGGGACACCATTGTGCAAGAAAGTGGTGGGAATATGATAGTGCCTGACCTCTCCAGAGTTTTGCACAGGCCACTTGATGTAATGGTGCAAACAATGGACAACAGCAATTTCACATTCATCAAACAAAGGCTAACTAATAT TGATGCCTCAGCGTGGATCGAAAGACCTCAAGATTTGTTACAGGATAAGTACTTTCAGCACATGGCTGAAATGATGCAAATGAGTACACCATTACATCTCTCAAGTGAAGATCTTGAAAAGTGTGAACAGCAAGAAAACTTGGCAGCATTGACAATGCTTAAGGAATGCACAGG gaAAGTCTTTGCAGTGTATTTTATAGAGAACCAATCTTCATCCTACAAAAAATTGGAGACATTATGCAGTTGTTTTGGCCTGAAGAACAGTCAATTCAACAGCAAACCTCGGGgactttataaaaatatcttaag ATTCAGCATCAACTCTAATACAGTTTTACTTGTGGAATCTACGTCACCATTTTACAAAACACGGCCTTTGACTTTAGAACCTCTGTAG